The genomic region GGCGCTGGGCGTGGCGGGGGCGATCTTCCAGAACGTCACCGGCAACCCGCTGGGCAGCCCCGACATCATCGGCTTCACCACCGGCGCTGCCACCGGGGCGCTGGTGCAGATCATCGTGGTCGGCGCCGACACCCGCGGGGTCGCGCTCGGCGCGCTCCTCGGCGGGCTGGCCACCGCCGGGCTGGTGCACCTGCTCACCCGCCGCCACGGGCTCAACGGCCAGCGCCTGGTGCTCGTCGGCCTCGGCGTGGGCGCCACCCTGGCCGCGCTCAACACGCTGCTGGTCGTGCGGGCCTCGCTGGTCGCCGCCCAGACCGCCGCGCAGTGGCTGGCCGGCTCGCTCAACGCGGTGCTGTGGCCGCGGGCCACGCTCACCCTGGTCGCGGTCGCGGTGCTGCTCGCGCTCACCGTGCCGCTGGCCCGCCCGCTGTCGATGCTGGTGCTCGGCGACGACGTCTGCCGGGCCGCCGGGATTCCGGTGCAACGGGTGCGCGGCGCCGCCGTGCTGGTCGCGGTCTGCCTGGTCTCGGTCGCCACCGCGGCCACCGGCCCGATCGCCTTCGTGGCGCTCGCCGCGCCCCAGATCGCCCGCCGGCTGGCCGGCAGCGCCGTCCCCGGGCTCCTCGGACCCGCGCTGACCGGCGCGGTGATGGTGCTCGGCAGCGACCTCGCCGCCCAGCGGCTGCTGGCGCCCACCGAGCTCGCGGTCGGCGTCGTGACCGGCGCCGTCGGCGGGCTGTACCTGATCGTCCTGCTCACCACGGAATGGCGGAAGGGCCACCGATGACACGACTGCTCACCCGCGACCTCACCACGGGGTACGCGGGGCGGGAGATCCTGCACGGGGTCGACCTGGAGATCCCCGACGGGCTGATGACGGTGATCGTCGGTCCCAACGCGTGCGGCAAGTCCACGCTGCTGCGCAGCCTGGCCCGGATGCTCGCGCCCACCGGCGGGGAGGTGCTGCTCGACGGCACCGCGATCGACCGGCTGCCGCCCAAGGAGGTCGCCCGGCGCCTGGGCCTGCTGCCGCAGTCGGCGACCGCGCCCAGCGGCATGAGCGTCGCAGACCTGGTGGCCCGCGGCCGCTACCCGCACCAGGGGCTGTGGCGGCAGTGGTCGAGCGAGGACGAGCGGGCGGTCGAGGACGCGATGCGCGCCGCCGACGTGAGCGACCTGCGTGACCGCGCGGTCGACGAGCTCTCGGGCGGCCAGCGCCAGCGGGTCTGGCTCGCGCTGGCTCTCGCCCAGGAGACGCCCCTGCTGCTGCTCGACGAGCCCACGACGTACCTCGACATCGCCCACCAGGTCGAGGTGCTCGAGCTCGCGCGGCGGCTTCGCCGCGAGGGCCGCACCGTGGTCGCGGTGCTGCACGAGCTGCACCTCGCCTTCCGCTACGCCGAGCACCTGGTGGTGATGCGCGACGGCGCGGTGGTGGCCACCGGCGACCCGCGCGAGGTGGTCACCGCCGCGCTGGTCGAGGAGGTCTACGACCTGCCCTGCCGGATCATCACCGACCCGGTCAGCGGCACCCCGATCGTGATCCCGCTCGCGGGAGCGGCGCGATGAGGCGCCAGCCGCCCAAGGTGCCGCGTCCGGAGCCGGTGGCCCGCGCGGAGAGCCCGACCCTGGCCGCGCTCGCCGCCGACGCCGACCCCACCGCGGTGCGCGCCTTCTGGGCCGGGCCGGCCGCGCGCCTGCCGCTGGTCGAGGACGTGCCGGGCGGCAGCGGGGAGGAGGTGCTGGTGAGCTTCTGCTGGCGCGACGCGGACGCCGAGCAGGTGCTCCTGTTCGCCAACCGGCTCACCGACGAGACCCGCCTCGCGGACTCGCTGCTGGCCCGGATCCCCGGCACTGACGTGTGGCACGTGACCTACCGGCTGCGCGCCGACTGGCGCGCGTCGTACTGCTTCCTGCCGCAGCTGCCCGGGCAACGACCGGCCTGGCTCGGCGAGGACGACCAGGTCGCGATCCGCGCCGCGCTCGACCGCGGCCTCGCCGACCCGCGCAACCCCGATGTGTGCCGCAACCGGCTGGGCGCCGCGCAGTCGGTGGCCTCGTTGCCGGCGGCCCCGCCCCAGCCCTGGCTGGTACGCCGCGGCGACGTGGCGCCCGGCCCGCTCGAGGAGACCCGGCTCCCGGACGGCCGCCGGGCCTGGCTGCACGACCCGGCGAGCACCGACGCCGACGAGGCGCTGCCCGCGCTGGTGGTGCTCGACGGCGAGGTGTGGACCGGCAGCCAGGACCTGCCCGCGAGCCTGGACAACCTGCACGCCGAGGGCTGGGTGCACGGCTGGCGCACTGTGTTCGTGGAGTCCGGCGGGCGCGAGCAGCGCTGGGCGGAGCTGGCCGCGGACGGCAATGGCGTCGAGCTCGTCGTCGAGACAGTGCTGCCCTGGCTGCGGTCGCGGCGCGCGGTGCTGCCCGGCCCGCGGCACGTCACGGTGGCCGGGCAGAGCCTGGGCGGCCTGACCGCGCTGCGCGCGGGCCTGCTGGCCCCCGAGGCGGTCGGCAACGTGGTGAGCCACTCAGCGTCGCTGTGGCAGGACGACCTGCTCGATGCCGTCGCGCGGCACCGGCCGGTGGCGGACCCGCTGCGCGTCCACCTCGCCCACGGGGCGCAGGAGTGGGTGCTCGGCCCGCACCACCGCACCCTCGCCGAGGCGATGGCGGCGCGGGGGATCACCCTGGACGTCGCTGTCCACAACGGCGGCCACGACTACGCCTGGTGGCGCGGCGGGATCGCCGACGGGCTGCTCGCGGTGCGGGGGATCGGCACCGCACACCGCCGGCCGGCGTGAGGTCTCGACTCGAGCAGCGGGAGCTCTCCACTCGACGGGGAAAAGTCTCGACTCGACCGGCAGAAAGTCTCGACTCAACCCGCGACGTAGGCGGCGAGGTGCTCCCCGGTGAGGGTGGTGGGGTCGGCGACGAGGGCGGCGGGGGTGCCCTCGAAGACGATCCGGCCGCCGTCGTGACCGGCGCCGGGGCCGAGGTCGATGAGCCAGTCGGCGTGCGCCATCACCGCTTGGTGGTGCTCGATGACGATCACCGAGCGGCCGGAGTCGACGAGGCGGTCGAGCAGCCCGAGCAGCTGCTCCACGTCGGCGAGGTGGAGGCCGGTCGTCGGCTCGTCGAGCACGTAGACCTCGCCCTCCTCGCCCATCCGGATCGCCAGCTTGAGGCGCTGCCGCTCACCGCCGGAGAGCGTGGTGAGCGGCTGGCCCAGGGTGAGGTAGCCGAGCCCGACCCCGGCGAGGCGCTCGAGGATGCGGTGCGCGGCGGGGATCCGGGCCTCGCCCGCGGCGAAGAACTCCTCCGCCTCGGTGACCGACATCGCCAGCACCTCGCTGATGTCGCGCCCGGCCAGCCGGTGCTCGAGCACCTCGGCGGAGAAGCGCCGGCCCTCGCACTCCTCGCAGGTGGTCGCGACCCCGGCCATCGTGGCCAGGTCGGTGTAGATCACCCCCGCGCCGTTGCAGGTGGGGCAGGCGCCGGCGGAGTTGGCGCTGAACAGCGCGGGCTTGACGCCGTTGGCCTTGGCGAAGGCCTTGCGGACCGGCTCGAGCAGGCCGGTGTAGGTGGCGGGGTTGCTGCGTCGCGAGCCCTTGATCGCGCCCTGGTCGATCACCACGACGCCGTCGCGTCCGGCGATCGAGCCGTGCACCAGCGAGCTCTTGCCCGACCCCGCCACCCCGGTCACGGCGACCAGCACGCCGAGCGGGATGTCCACGTCGACGTCGCGCAGGTTGTGGGTGTCGGCGCCGCGGACCCGCAGCGTGCCGGTCGGCGTGCGGACCTCGGCCTTGAGCGAGGCCCGGTCGTCGAGGTGGCGCCCGGTGAGCGTGCCGCTGGAGCGCAGCCCGGCCACCGAGCCCTCGAAGACGACCTCGCCGCCCGCCGTGCCGGCCAGCGGGCCGAGGTCGACCACGTGGTCGGCGATCGCGATGGTCTCCGGCTTGTGCTCGACGACGAGCACGGTGTTGCCCTTGTCGCGCAGCTGCAGGAGCAGCTCGTTCATGCGCTGGATGTCGTGGGGGTGCAGCCCGATCGTCGGCTCGTCGAAGACGTAGGTGACGTCGGTGAGCGAGGAGCCGAGGTGGCGCACCATCTTGGTGCGCTGCGCCTCGCCGCCGGACAGGGTGCCGGAGGGCCGGTCCAGG from Nocardioides sp. dk884 harbors:
- a CDS encoding ATP-binding cassette domain-containing protein, whose product is MGATRAADRHDLIRVHGARVNNLRDVAVEIPKRRLTVFTGVSGSGKSSLVFGTIAAESQRLINETYSAFVQGFMPTLARPDVDVLEGLTTAIIVDQEAMGSNPRSTVGTVTDAHAMLRILFSRLGHPHLGPPTAFSFNVPSSRGSGALTVERGGRTTTEKASFHRLGGMCARCEGRGAVTDFDLTALYDETLSLNEGAVTVPGYSMSGWQGRIFRGCGYFDPDKPVRDFTARELDDLLHKEPTKIKVDGINLTYAGLIPQIRRSFLTKDVDAMQPHVRAFVERAVTFTACPDCDGTRLNDAARSSTIDGTSIADACAMQISDLAAWVAGLDAPSVAPLLGSLSATLESFTGIGLGYLSLDRPSGTLSGGEAQRTKMVRHLGSSLTDVTYVFDEPTIGLHPHDIQRMNELLLQLRDKGNTVLVVEHKPETIAIADHVVDLGPLAGTAGGEVVFEGSVAGLRSSGTLTGRHLDDRASLKAEVRTPTGTLRVRGADTHNLRDVDVDIPLGVLVAVTGVAGSGKSSLVHGSIAGRDGVVVIDQGAIKGSRRSNPATYTGLLEPVRKAFAKANGVKPALFSANSAGACPTCNGAGVIYTDLATMAGVATTCEECEGRRFSAEVLEHRLAGRDISEVLAMSVTEAEEFFAAGEARIPAAHRILERLAGVGLGYLTLGQPLTTLSGGERQRLKLAIRMGEEGEVYVLDEPTTGLHLADVEQLLGLLDRLVDSGRSVIVIEHHQAVMAHADWLIDLGPGAGHDGGRIVFEGTPAALVADPTTLTGEHLAAYVAG
- a CDS encoding FecCD family ABC transporter permease: MSALLLRRGSVSVRLRRRTLVTTVLSALALLVLAVLGLGLGEYAVAPGQVLAALVGRGEDPLAAYFVTEVRAPRVLTALVVGAALGVAGAIFQNVTGNPLGSPDIIGFTTGAATGALVQIIVVGADTRGVALGALLGGLATAGLVHLLTRRHGLNGQRLVLVGLGVGATLAALNTLLVVRASLVAAQTAAQWLAGSLNAVLWPRATLTLVAVAVLLALTVPLARPLSMLVLGDDVCRAAGIPVQRVRGAAVLVAVCLVSVATAATGPIAFVALAAPQIARRLAGSAVPGLLGPALTGAVMVLGSDLAAQRLLAPTELAVGVVTGAVGGLYLIVLLTTEWRKGHR
- a CDS encoding ABC transporter ATP-binding protein, whose translation is MTRLLTRDLTTGYAGREILHGVDLEIPDGLMTVIVGPNACGKSTLLRSLARMLAPTGGEVLLDGTAIDRLPPKEVARRLGLLPQSATAPSGMSVADLVARGRYPHQGLWRQWSSEDERAVEDAMRAADVSDLRDRAVDELSGGQRQRVWLALALAQETPLLLLDEPTTYLDIAHQVEVLELARRLRREGRTVVAVLHELHLAFRYAEHLVVMRDGAVVATGDPREVVTAALVEEVYDLPCRIITDPVSGTPIVIPLAGAAR
- a CDS encoding enterochelin esterase domain-containing protein → MRRQPPKVPRPEPVARAESPTLAALAADADPTAVRAFWAGPAARLPLVEDVPGGSGEEVLVSFCWRDADAEQVLLFANRLTDETRLADSLLARIPGTDVWHVTYRLRADWRASYCFLPQLPGQRPAWLGEDDQVAIRAALDRGLADPRNPDVCRNRLGAAQSVASLPAAPPQPWLVRRGDVAPGPLEETRLPDGRRAWLHDPASTDADEALPALVVLDGEVWTGSQDLPASLDNLHAEGWVHGWRTVFVESGGREQRWAELAADGNGVELVVETVLPWLRSRRAVLPGPRHVTVAGQSLGGLTALRAGLLAPEAVGNVVSHSASLWQDDLLDAVARHRPVADPLRVHLAHGAQEWVLGPHHRTLAEAMAARGITLDVAVHNGGHDYAWWRGGIADGLLAVRGIGTAHRRPA